The Sphingomonas sanxanigenens DSM 19645 = NX02 genome includes a region encoding these proteins:
- a CDS encoding Pycsar system effector family protein, whose product MHLIRTTQQINVALSQMADQKASILMGGTFVVFTISIGQVRAGGFALPLMVLAFFSFISAMLAVYAVLPATGTPPAEDRNILFFGTFTTMSEQEFADAVIDRLEDEETLFRTMLRDIYQNGQVLQRKKYRFLGLAYRAFLLGLVLTIISFMVTYLGYGPMM is encoded by the coding sequence GTGCACTTGATCCGGACGACCCAGCAGATCAACGTCGCGCTCAGCCAGATGGCGGACCAGAAGGCCTCGATCCTGATGGGCGGCACCTTCGTCGTGTTCACCATTTCGATCGGCCAGGTGCGCGCCGGCGGATTCGCGCTGCCGCTGATGGTCCTCGCCTTCTTCTCGTTCATCTCGGCGATGCTGGCGGTCTATGCGGTGCTGCCCGCCACCGGCACGCCGCCGGCGGAGGATCGCAACATCCTGTTCTTCGGCACCTTCACCACGATGTCCGAGCAAGAGTTCGCGGACGCGGTGATCGACCGGCTGGAGGATGAGGAGACGCTGTTCCGGACGATGCTGCGCGACATCTACCAGAACGGCCAGGTGCTCCAGCGCAAGAAGTACCGGTTCCTGGGGCTCGCCTATCGCGCCTTCCTGCTGGGGCTGGTGCTGACGATCATCAGCTTCATGGTGACCTATCTGGGCTATGGGCCGATGATGTGA
- the trpE gene encoding anthranilate synthase component I, with product MSQGQGVTAGVSGGGTGDAAALAALAAGRPALVHRRQIADTDTPVSAALKLMEPGRGDFLLESVEGGAVRGRYSLLGIAPDLMFRAEGDSAAINPHWLTDRNAFAPVDGGALAALRALVARCRMDVPEDLPPALACLVGYFGYETVGLVERLPRAGASPIGLPDMLFARPTLLLVFDRLADVLHLVAPVWPEGAGTPDQKIAAAVDRIGAAAARLAAPLPARAEDAPIADPTLAVTPVLAPGRYEAMVARAKDYIAAGDIFQVVLAQRFTAPFPLPPFDLYRALRRINPSPFLYHLDLPGFALTGSSPEILVRARAGEVTIRPIAGTRPRGATAAEDARLRAELLADPKERAEHLMLLDLGRNDVGRVATPGSVTVTDSYTVEYYSHVMHIVSNVVGRLDPSKDALDALFAGFPAGTVSGAPKVRACEIIAELEPEARGAYAGGVGYFSPDGSMDSCIVLRTAVVKDGVMHVQAGAGIVADSDPAAEQRECEAKSGALLAAAREALRQATEAGFGQ from the coding sequence ATGAGCCAAGGGCAGGGCGTGACGGCCGGCGTTTCCGGGGGCGGAACGGGCGACGCGGCGGCGCTCGCCGCGCTTGCTGCGGGGCGCCCGGCGCTGGTCCATCGCCGACAGATCGCCGACACCGACACGCCCGTCTCCGCGGCGCTCAAGCTGATGGAGCCGGGGCGCGGCGACTTCCTGCTCGAATCGGTCGAGGGCGGCGCCGTCCGTGGCCGCTACAGCCTGCTCGGCATCGCCCCCGACCTGATGTTCCGCGCCGAGGGCGACTCGGCGGCGATCAACCCGCACTGGCTGACCGACCGCAACGCCTTCGCGCCGGTGGACGGCGGCGCGCTCGCCGCGCTGCGCGCGCTGGTCGCGCGCTGCCGGATGGACGTGCCGGAGGATCTGCCCCCAGCCCTCGCCTGCCTGGTTGGCTATTTCGGCTATGAGACGGTCGGCCTCGTCGAACGCCTGCCGCGCGCCGGCGCCAGCCCGATCGGCCTGCCCGACATGCTGTTCGCGCGGCCGACCCTGCTGCTGGTGTTCGACCGGCTGGCCGACGTGCTCCACCTCGTCGCTCCGGTCTGGCCCGAAGGCGCGGGCACGCCCGACCAGAAGATCGCCGCCGCGGTCGACCGGATCGGCGCCGCTGCCGCCCGGCTCGCGGCCCCCCTGCCGGCGCGCGCCGAAGACGCGCCCATCGCCGATCCCACGCTGGCGGTGACGCCGGTGCTGGCGCCCGGCCGCTACGAAGCGATGGTGGCGCGCGCGAAGGACTATATCGCCGCGGGCGACATCTTCCAGGTGGTGCTGGCGCAGCGCTTCACCGCGCCCTTCCCGCTACCGCCCTTCGATCTCTACCGCGCGCTGCGCCGGATCAACCCCAGCCCCTTCCTCTACCATCTCGACCTGCCCGGCTTTGCGCTGACCGGTTCCAGCCCCGAGATCCTCGTGCGCGCCCGCGCCGGCGAGGTGACGATCCGCCCGATCGCCGGCACCCGCCCACGCGGCGCGACCGCCGCCGAGGACGCCCGCCTGCGCGCCGAACTGCTCGCCGACCCCAAGGAACGCGCCGAACATCTGATGCTGCTCGATCTCGGCCGCAACGATGTCGGCCGCGTCGCCACACCCGGCAGCGTGACCGTGACGGACAGCTACACGGTCGAATATTACAGCCATGTGATGCACATCGTCTCGAACGTGGTCGGCCGGCTCGACCCGTCGAAGGATGCGCTCGACGCGCTGTTCGCGGGCTTCCCCGCGGGCACCGTCAGCGGCGCCCCCAAGGTCCGCGCGTGCGAGATCATCGCCGAGCTCGAGCCCGAGGCGCGCGGCGCCTATGCCGGCGGCGTCGGCTATTTCTCGCCGGACGGCTCGATGGATTCGTGCATCGTGCTGCGCACCGCGGTGGTGAAGGATGGGGTGATGCATGTGCAGGCCGGCGCCGGCATCGTCGCCGACAGCGATCCCGCCGCCGAGCAGCGCGAGTGCGAGGCGAAATCCGGCGCCCTGCTCGCGGCGGCGCGCGAGGCGCTCAGGCAGGCGACGGAAGCGGGCTTCGGGCAGTAG
- the spt gene encoding serine palmitoyltransferase — MTEAAQTAHDARTPEEIAGARDLFSKFDGLIAERQALLDTGVRDPFAIVMDEVKSPTLAIIKGKETILLGTYNYMGMTFDADVVQAGKDALDAFGAGTTGSRVLNGTYQGHRDVEDALKDFFGTDHAMVFSTGYQANLGMISTLAGKGDYVVIDADSHASIYDGCFLGDAEVVRFRHNSVEDLDKRLGRLPKEAQKLVVLEGVYSMLGDIAPLPEMVAAVRKHPNCMILCDEAHGMGFFGEHGRGVFEEQGMEGEIDFIVGTFSKSVGTVGGFCVSNHPKFNVLRLVCRPYVFTASLPPSVVATAATSIRKLMHAQDKRAHLWENSRKLHGGLKALGFTLGSDTPQSAIIAVILTDQAQAVAMWQALLELGLYVNMARPPATPAGMFLLRCSLCAEHSAAQVDQILEMFEAAGKATGAIA; from the coding sequence ATGACCGAGGCCGCCCAGACCGCGCATGACGCGCGCACGCCCGAAGAGATCGCCGGCGCGCGCGACCTGTTCTCCAAGTTCGACGGGCTGATCGCCGAGCGACAGGCGCTGCTGGATACCGGCGTGCGCGATCCGTTCGCGATCGTGATGGACGAGGTGAAATCGCCCACCCTCGCCATCATCAAGGGCAAGGAAACCATCCTGCTCGGCACCTACAACTATATGGGCATGACGTTCGATGCGGACGTGGTGCAGGCCGGCAAGGATGCGCTCGATGCGTTCGGCGCCGGCACCACCGGCAGCCGCGTGCTCAACGGCACCTATCAGGGCCACCGGGACGTCGAGGACGCGCTGAAGGACTTCTTCGGCACCGACCATGCGATGGTGTTCTCCACCGGCTATCAGGCCAATCTCGGCATGATCTCCACCCTCGCCGGCAAAGGCGACTATGTGGTGATCGATGCGGACAGCCACGCGTCCATCTATGACGGCTGCTTCCTGGGCGACGCCGAAGTCGTCCGCTTCCGCCACAACAGCGTCGAGGATCTCGACAAGCGCCTCGGCCGGCTGCCGAAGGAGGCGCAAAAGCTGGTCGTGCTGGAAGGCGTCTATTCGATGCTGGGCGACATCGCGCCGCTGCCCGAGATGGTCGCCGCGGTGCGCAAGCATCCCAACTGCATGATCCTGTGCGACGAGGCCCATGGCATGGGCTTCTTCGGCGAGCATGGCCGCGGCGTGTTCGAGGAACAGGGCATGGAGGGCGAGATCGATTTCATCGTCGGCACCTTCTCCAAGTCGGTCGGCACAGTCGGCGGCTTCTGCGTCTCGAACCATCCCAAGTTCAACGTGCTGCGGCTGGTGTGTCGCCCCTATGTGTTCACCGCCTCGCTGCCGCCGAGCGTGGTCGCCACCGCCGCCACCTCGATCCGCAAGCTGATGCATGCACAGGACAAGCGCGCGCACCTGTGGGAAAACAGCCGCAAGCTGCACGGCGGCCTCAAGGCGCTGGGCTTCACCTTGGGCAGCGACACGCCGCAATCCGCGATCATCGCCGTCATCCTCACCGACCAGGCACAGGCGGTGGCAATGTGGCAGGCGCTGCTCGAGCTCGGCCTCTACGTGAACATGGCCCGCCCCCCCGCGACCCCCGCCGGCATGTTCCTGCTGCGCTGCTCGCTGTGTGCGGAACACAGCGCGGCGCAGGTGGACCAGATCCTTGAGATGTTCGAAGCAGCGGGCAAGGCGACTGGCGCGATTGCCTGA
- a CDS encoding acyl carrier protein: MTDRAQIFDIVAEQIAPFNKKGIALTESTTFAGDLEWDSLTVMDFVAAVEDAFDIIITMNMQAEIETVGQLVDAVAKLKG, translated from the coding sequence ATGACAGACCGTGCCCAGATTTTCGACATCGTCGCCGAGCAGATCGCGCCCTTCAACAAGAAGGGCATCGCGCTGACCGAGAGCACCACCTTCGCCGGCGACCTGGAATGGGACAGCCTGACGGTGATGGACTTCGTCGCCGCCGTGGAAGACGCGTTCGACATCATCATCACGATGAACATGCAGGCCGAGATCGAGACGGTCGGCCAGCTCGTCGACGCCGTCGCCAAGCTCAAGGGTTGA